A genomic window from Pseudogulbenkiania sp. MAI-1 includes:
- a CDS encoding MFS transporter, whose translation MHDNKANRSRKTLPNRGYAAAGNVGTYHAGADTGSTLKRAAMASFIGNFVEWFDYAAYGYLATIIAVVFFPQSDPKAGLLAAYAVFAISFIIRPIGGIIWGHFGDKIGRRSALSLSILIMSASTFLIALLPTYAQVGLWAPILLLVIRLVQGFSAAGEYAGASAFLAEYAPEGKRGFYTSMVPASTAAGLLFGSLFVAVMHAVLTVDQLHSWGWRLPFLLAAPFGLIGRYIRVRLEDSPKFKELEGKHHVAKTPIKELMTVHLGKVVVAFAVTCLNAVAFYLVLSYMPTYLSTEMGMGESESFIAASISLAAYIGLIFMMGSLSDRFGRKTMLILASLLFIGLTLPLFQQLQTLGFIGIVLVQVAFGAMLTMNDGTLPCFLSEIFPTKVRYSGFAFSFNTANALFGGTAPLVATWLIQQTGNKMAPAWYLMVAAAVALVAILVSRETSRQPLADE comes from the coding sequence TACGCCGCCGCGGGTAACGTCGGTACCTACCATGCCGGCGCCGACACCGGCAGCACCTTGAAAAGGGCGGCGATGGCCAGTTTCATCGGTAACTTCGTCGAGTGGTTCGATTATGCCGCCTACGGCTATCTCGCCACGATCATAGCCGTCGTCTTCTTTCCTCAAAGCGACCCGAAGGCCGGTCTGCTGGCGGCCTACGCCGTGTTCGCCATCTCGTTCATCATCCGCCCGATCGGGGGCATCATCTGGGGTCACTTCGGTGACAAGATAGGGCGGCGCAGCGCGCTGTCGCTATCGATCCTGATCATGTCGGCGTCGACCTTCCTGATCGCCCTGCTGCCGACCTACGCCCAGGTCGGTCTGTGGGCACCGATCCTGTTGCTGGTCATCCGCCTGGTGCAGGGCTTCTCGGCGGCCGGCGAGTATGCCGGGGCGTCGGCCTTCCTGGCGGAGTACGCCCCCGAGGGCAAGCGCGGCTTCTATACCAGCATGGTGCCGGCTAGTACCGCGGCCGGGCTGCTGTTTGGCTCGCTGTTCGTGGCGGTGATGCACGCTGTGCTGACCGTCGACCAGCTGCACTCCTGGGGCTGGCGCCTGCCGTTCCTGCTGGCGGCCCCGTTCGGCCTGATCGGCCGCTACATCCGGGTGCGCCTGGAGGACTCGCCCAAGTTCAAGGAGTTGGAAGGCAAGCACCATGTCGCCAAGACCCCGATCAAGGAGCTGATGACCGTGCACCTGGGCAAGGTGGTGGTCGCCTTCGCCGTGACCTGCCTCAACGCCGTGGCGTTCTATCTGGTGCTGAGTTACATGCCGACCTACCTCTCCACCGAGATGGGCATGGGCGAATCGGAGTCGTTCATCGCGGCGTCGATCTCGCTGGCGGCGTATATCGGCCTGATCTTCATGATGGGCTCGCTATCCGACCGTTTCGGCCGCAAGACCATGCTGATCCTGGCCTCGCTGCTGTTCATCGGCCTGACCCTGCCGCTGTTCCAGCAACTGCAGACGCTCGGCTTCATCGGCATCGTGCTGGTGCAGGTGGCGTTCGGCGCCATGTTGACGATGAACGACGGCACCCTGCCGTGCTTCCTGTCGGAAATCTTCCCGACCAAGGTGCGCTACAGCGGCTTCGCCTTTAGCTTCAACACTGCCAACGCCTTGTTCGGCGGCACCGCGCCGCTCGTGGCCACCTGGCTGATCCAGCAGACCGGCAACAAGATGGCGCCGGCCTGGTACCTGATGGTCGCCGCCGCGGTAGCACTGGTAGCCATTCTGGTGAGCCGAGAAACCTCGCGCCAGCCGCTGGCCGACGAGTAA
- a CDS encoding methyl-accepting chemotaxis protein, with protein MKIRTKLVLCFLLTTLLPISFIATLSILQARSEAMQHFIDASSREIRQIDKTLSGSFQAVFNDVAFFAALPQMAQLGPEISNFSTLSGEQRMASAGKPGNEGELFRLFQQFGQSHPELAYIYVGTEHGGIVQWPEGKVNAPYDPRKRGWYAQAMASPGRSVLTDAYYWPGDNATIVSAAHAIERDGRKFGVMAMDVSLKGLTDMVRQIRIGESGFLMLVQGNGTVLVDPLKPEHNFKKLAEIDGGAYAALARLDAGQLAVTVGGEAYQANVIKSPMLGWKFIGLVKRAEIYAHAERMTWTIAAISLGLVLVLLLLGVWLAGLIARPVQQVAEGLHAIAAGDGELTRRLTVTSRDETATLAQRFNGILDTILHLVRQTSLKAGEVGESAERVDHVARTMSQTAQAQLAVLENAATSVSRMADSAEAVARNCEQAAAAAQDGQQSVRQGEQVVDETVASVEALSATLRQASASLRELEAAGQDITAILEVIRGIADQTNLLALNAAIEAARAGEQGRGFAVVADEVRSLAQSTQQSTRQIQALLDKLGQGTQLVAREMACSLAQSDDTVLKSGAARQAFARISQSVRVIHEMNGQIARASTDQHQATARLSSDIEHVCGAAHQVSHHADEAASHSVQLVELAGGLGQLVSRFKT; from the coding sequence ATGAAGATACGTACCAAGCTGGTCCTGTGCTTCCTGCTGACTACCTTATTGCCGATATCGTTCATCGCCACCTTGTCCATACTGCAGGCGCGTTCGGAAGCGATGCAGCATTTCATCGACGCCAGCAGCCGCGAAATCCGCCAGATCGACAAGACCCTGAGCGGCTCGTTCCAGGCGGTATTCAACGATGTGGCGTTTTTTGCCGCGCTGCCGCAGATGGCGCAGCTCGGCCCCGAGATCAGCAACTTTTCCACGCTCTCCGGCGAGCAGCGCATGGCCTCGGCCGGCAAGCCCGGCAACGAAGGCGAGCTGTTCCGGCTGTTCCAGCAGTTCGGCCAGAGCCACCCCGAACTGGCTTACATCTATGTCGGCACCGAGCACGGCGGCATCGTGCAGTGGCCGGAAGGGAAGGTGAATGCCCCGTATGATCCGCGCAAGCGGGGGTGGTACGCGCAAGCCATGGCGAGCCCCGGGCGTAGCGTGCTGACCGATGCCTACTACTGGCCGGGCGACAACGCCACCATCGTCAGCGCGGCGCACGCCATCGAGCGCGACGGCCGCAAGTTCGGCGTGATGGCGATGGACGTGTCGCTCAAGGGGTTGACGGATATGGTGCGCCAGATTCGCATCGGCGAGAGCGGCTTCCTGATGCTGGTGCAGGGTAACGGCACGGTGCTGGTCGATCCGCTCAAGCCCGAGCACAACTTCAAGAAGCTGGCCGAGATCGACGGTGGCGCCTACGCGGCGTTGGCGCGGCTCGATGCCGGCCAGCTCGCCGTGACTGTGGGTGGCGAGGCGTACCAGGCGAACGTGATCAAGTCGCCGATGCTGGGCTGGAAGTTCATCGGCCTGGTCAAGCGCGCCGAGATCTACGCCCACGCCGAGCGCATGACCTGGACCATCGCGGCGATCAGCCTCGGCCTGGTGCTGGTGTTGTTGCTATTGGGTGTCTGGTTGGCCGGCCTCATTGCCCGGCCGGTACAGCAGGTGGCCGAGGGGCTGCACGCCATCGCCGCCGGGGACGGCGAGTTGACGCGCCGGCTCACGGTGACGTCGCGCGACGAAACCGCGACACTGGCGCAACGCTTCAACGGCATTCTCGACACCATCCTGCACCTGGTGCGGCAGACCAGCCTCAAGGCCGGCGAGGTGGGCGAGTCGGCCGAGCGCGTCGATCACGTCGCGCGCACCATGAGCCAGACAGCCCAGGCCCAGCTCGCGGTGCTGGAGAACGCCGCGACCTCGGTCAGCCGCATGGCGGACAGCGCTGAAGCGGTGGCGCGCAATTGCGAGCAGGCCGCCGCTGCGGCGCAGGACGGTCAGCAGTCTGTGCGGCAGGGCGAACAGGTAGTGGACGAAACCGTGGCCAGCGTCGAAGCCCTGAGTGCCACGCTGCGCCAGGCTTCGGCGTCGCTGCGGGAGCTGGAGGCCGCCGGGCAGGACATCACCGCCATCCTCGAGGTGATCCGTGGCATCGCCGACCAGACCAACCTCCTGGCGCTCAACGCCGCGATCGAGGCGGCACGCGCCGGCGAGCAGGGGCGCGGCTTTGCCGTGGTGGCGGACGAGGTGCGTTCGCTGGCGCAAAGCACACAGCAGTCGACGCGCCAGATCCAGGCCTTGCTCGACAAGCTCGGCCAGGGAACGCAGCTGGTGGCCCGGGAAATGGCGTGCAGCCTGGCACAGTCCGACGACACGGTGCTCAAGAGCGGCGCGGCGCGCCAGGCGTTTGCCCGTATCTCGCAGTCGGTGCGGGTGATCCACGAGATGAACGGGCAGATCGCGCGCGCCAGTACCGATCAGCATCAGGCCACGGCGCGGCTCTCCAGCGACATCGAGCATGTCTGCGGCGCGGCGCACCAGGTATCGCACCACGCCGACGAGGCAGCGAGCCACAGCGTGCAGCTGGTGGAGCTGGCGGGCGGGCTCGGCCAACTGGTGAGCCGCTTCAAGACCTGA